The proteins below are encoded in one region of Pseudoalteromonas ulvae UL12:
- a CDS encoding phosphoribulokinase: protein MSAKHPIIAITGSSGAGTTTTTNAIKHIFRSLNIEAAFVEGDSFHRYTRPEMDKKIREAQQDGRHISYFGPEANDFGALEELFSTYSTSGEGKTRRYLHTFDEAVPYNQLPGTFTPWQDLDANTEILFYEGLHGAAVDENHDVAKHVDLLIGMVPIINLEWIQKLIRDTNERGHSREAVMGSIVRSMDDYINHITPQFSRTHINFQRVPTVDTSNPFSAKDIPSLDESFVVIRFRGIEDVDFPYYLQMIDGSFMSRRNTMVVPGGKMGLAMELLLRPLIEDIINKKRGLASLQPTQLPI, encoded by the coding sequence ATGTCAGCTAAACATCCTATCATTGCCATCACCGGCTCATCAGGTGCAGGAACAACTACTACGACCAATGCAATCAAGCATATTTTTCGTAGCTTGAATATTGAAGCCGCCTTTGTTGAAGGTGATAGTTTTCATCGTTATACCCGACCAGAAATGGATAAAAAAATCAGAGAAGCGCAGCAAGATGGACGCCATATCAGCTATTTTGGTCCAGAAGCAAACGACTTTGGCGCTCTTGAAGAATTGTTTTCTACTTATTCAACAAGCGGAGAAGGCAAAACCCGCCGCTATTTACACACATTTGATGAAGCCGTGCCCTACAATCAATTACCTGGCACATTTACTCCTTGGCAGGATTTAGATGCCAATACAGAAATTCTTTTTTATGAAGGTCTTCACGGTGCAGCTGTAGATGAAAATCATGATGTTGCTAAACACGTCGATTTACTCATTGGTATGGTGCCAATTATCAACCTTGAATGGATCCAAAAACTGATCCGCGACACCAACGAGCGTGGTCACTCTCGAGAGGCCGTAATGGGGTCTATCGTGCGCAGTATGGATGACTACATCAATCACATTACGCCGCAGTTTTCACGTACTCATATTAACTTTCAGCGTGTACCAACTGTTGATACCTCCAACCCATTCAGTGCCAAAGATATCCCCTCCTTAGATGAAAGTTTTGTGGTCATTCGCTTTCGAGGCATTGAGGATGTGGACTTCCCGTATTACTTACAAATGATTGATGGCAGTTTTATGTCGCGCCGCAATACTATGGTGGTTCCTGGGGGGAAAATGGGCTTAGCTATGGAGCTTTTACTGCGGCCATTAATTGAAGATATTATTAATAAAAAACGAGGCCTTGCCTCACTGCAACCGACACAGCTGCCAATCTAA
- a CDS encoding PhnA domain-containing protein has protein sequence MSIEKALIERSDNKCELCGSTHDLSVYEVPPVAEAHSDKCIYTCKVCKDQIEKTTDLTINHWHCLNDSMWSQTPAVQVMAWRMLSRLTSEGWAKDLLDMLYLEDDTRAWAEKVVAESDNIKHVDSNGVTLQAGDTVTLIKDLDVKGSSLVAKRGTAVRNIGLTSNPEHIEGRVEGQRIVILTKYVKK, from the coding sequence ATGAGCATTGAGAAAGCTTTAATAGAACGTAGTGACAATAAATGTGAACTTTGTGGATCAACACACGACCTCTCTGTGTATGAAGTCCCCCCTGTTGCCGAAGCGCATTCAGACAAATGCATCTACACCTGTAAAGTGTGTAAAGATCAGATAGAAAAAACAACTGACCTAACCATAAACCATTGGCACTGCCTCAACGACAGCATGTGGAGTCAAACCCCTGCGGTTCAAGTGATGGCATGGCGCATGCTTAGCCGTTTAACCAGCGAAGGCTGGGCTAAAGATTTACTTGATATGCTTTATCTAGAAGATGACACCAGAGCATGGGCTGAAAAAGTAGTTGCTGAGTCTGATAACATCAAGCATGTAGACAGTAATGGTGTCACTTTACAAGCCGGTGATACTGTGACGCTCATTAAAGATTTAGATGTAAAAGGAAGTAGCCTAGTTGCAAAACGTGGCACTGCGGTACGAAATATAGGTCTCACCAGCAATCCTGAGCACATCGAAGGACGTGTTGAAGGTCAGCGCATTGTTATTTTAACCAAGTACGTAAAAAAATAA
- a CDS encoding substrate-binding periplasmic protein, whose product MSVLTLVYTEQNFTESYTINRKSTLFFEFIGIVGHSYNKTPFGNDMFTLHRLVFLLLLINVSVLAAPDVRLKYDLSASNGLIPYYNNDPDFPGIFPEFIHLVLKEANIQGESIVLPPARTQLALARGELDFDIISPSWFKNHKIPKGFVLSDPLLKMTEHLIYLPQKEQFFTNNKSILGQTVGTVRGYFYHDDDTFFRFDLISEKEIIQALYKERIDVGISGDLPALFWSQKLNIPIQLGPIHSQGYVHIRLRDEHQHLLPQLNKALNNLIEKGTLDVIVQRYLQIMAYSNTPQSTSEK is encoded by the coding sequence ATGTCAGTGTTAACTCTAGTCTATACAGAACAAAATTTCACAGAGAGTTACACTATAAATAGAAAATCCACTCTATTTTTTGAGTTTATCGGCATTGTAGGTCACTCTTATAATAAGACACCTTTCGGAAACGATATGTTCACATTACATAGGCTGGTATTTCTTTTATTGTTGATAAACGTCAGTGTATTAGCTGCTCCTGACGTGCGCCTTAAGTATGACCTTAGCGCCTCGAATGGTCTCATTCCTTATTACAATAATGACCCAGATTTCCCGGGAATTTTCCCTGAGTTTATTCACCTGGTATTAAAAGAAGCCAATATTCAAGGCGAGTCGATTGTTCTTCCTCCCGCGCGCACCCAACTGGCGCTGGCAAGAGGTGAGCTTGATTTTGATATTATCAGCCCGAGTTGGTTTAAAAACCATAAAATCCCTAAAGGGTTTGTCTTGTCTGATCCATTATTGAAAATGACAGAGCATTTAATTTACCTCCCTCAAAAGGAGCAATTTTTTACCAACAACAAGTCTATTTTAGGTCAGACTGTGGGGACAGTGCGGGGCTATTTTTACCATGATGACGACACTTTTTTTCGCTTTGATCTAATTTCTGAAAAAGAGATCATTCAAGCCTTGTATAAAGAGCGTATCGACGTCGGGATTTCGGGTGACTTGCCCGCTTTATTTTGGTCACAGAAGTTAAATATTCCGATTCAATTAGGACCGATCCATTCACAAGGATATGTGCATATTCGTTTAAGAGATGAACATCAGCATTTATTGCCTCAGCTCAATAAAGCCCTTAACAACTTGATTGAAAAGGGCACGCTCGACGTTATCGTGCAGCGGTACTTACAAATTATGGCCTATTCCAACACCCCACAGAGCACTTCTGAAAAATAA
- a CDS encoding EAL and HDOD domain-containing protein has product MENPLTEHSPAIDQQFIARQAIFSADRQTYAYELLYRDSASNFFPSHLTDDQATGRMFFDALLLHGIDKLTNNHRAFINLSTSGLILELPHLVSPKQAVIEIVERTDEVEKVCGYVEQMRNKGYIFALDDYDGDKKWQPLLSQVNYIKLEVEVPLMRTLLQVKRLKREYPHAKIVVERIEDYQTFTELVNVGVDLYQGYFFAKPEMMNLKNITPLKLVVIDLMKLVLRDSLDFSEVQSKVAKDISLSARVLKMANGACKSAKSSISSLSQAIIYLGEDLIRQFITVLALSELGQDKPSELTKLGLTRARFIADMLEEHGDEVMSTGYLVGLVSVLDAILDKSIAEICEEFLLSEECRSALSDHNGPIGKMLMLAKAIEVDDHELMIAAFLPQKPSFRHIGKTYVSALLYADDTLSFIS; this is encoded by the coding sequence ATGGAAAACCCCTTAACCGAACACTCCCCTGCTATTGATCAACAATTTATCGCAAGACAAGCCATTTTTAGTGCTGATAGGCAAACATATGCTTATGAGTTGCTGTACCGAGATTCAGCATCTAATTTCTTTCCTAGCCATTTGACAGATGATCAAGCAACAGGCCGAATGTTTTTTGATGCATTACTGCTACACGGCATTGATAAACTGACCAATAACCACAGGGCATTCATTAATTTATCTACATCAGGATTAATCTTAGAGCTGCCACATTTAGTTTCTCCTAAACAAGCGGTGATCGAAATTGTCGAGCGCACGGATGAAGTTGAGAAGGTGTGTGGTTATGTCGAACAAATGCGTAACAAAGGCTATATATTTGCACTTGATGATTATGATGGCGATAAGAAATGGCAGCCATTACTGAGCCAAGTCAATTATATTAAACTCGAAGTTGAAGTGCCGCTAATGCGCACGTTACTTCAAGTGAAGAGGCTTAAGCGCGAATACCCACATGCAAAAATAGTGGTTGAGCGTATCGAGGATTATCAAACGTTTACTGAACTTGTCAACGTTGGGGTTGATTTATATCAGGGCTACTTTTTTGCAAAGCCTGAAATGATGAACCTAAAAAATATTACACCTTTGAAACTCGTCGTCATCGATTTGATGAAATTAGTACTGCGAGACAGTCTCGATTTTTCAGAGGTTCAGAGTAAAGTTGCCAAAGACATCAGTTTGTCAGCACGCGTTTTGAAAATGGCCAATGGCGCATGTAAAAGCGCTAAATCTTCGATTAGTTCCTTATCCCAAGCGATTATCTATTTAGGTGAAGATTTAATTCGCCAATTTATCACTGTGCTGGCATTAAGTGAGTTAGGGCAAGACAAACCTTCAGAGTTAACTAAGTTGGGATTAACTCGCGCACGGTTCATTGCTGATATGTTAGAAGAGCATGGTGATGAAGTCATGAGTACAGGGTATTTAGTCGGGCTTGTTTCAGTGCTTGATGCAATTTTGGATAAGTCCATAGCTGAAATCTGCGAAGAGTTTTTGCTCAGTGAAGAATGTAGATCTGCATTGTCAGATCACAATGGCCCTATTGGAAAAATGCTGATGCTAGCTAAAGCAATTGAAGTAGATGATCATGAATTAATGATTGCAGCGTTTTTACCGCAAAAGCCCAGCTTTCGACATATAGGTAAAACGTATGTCTCGGCACTTTTGTATGCAGATGACACCTTGTCATTTATTAGCTGA
- the gorA gene encoding glutathione-disulfide reductase: protein MAQHFDYIAIGGGSGGIASANRAAMRGAKVALIEAQHMGGTCVNVGCVPKKVMWHGAQVAEAIKLYAPDYGFDVEIKDFNWSKLIESRQAYIGRIHQGYDKYLASNGVTVINGFAKFVDNKTIEVNGEHYTADHILVAVGGRPSIPNIPGAEYGIDSNGFFELTEQPKRVAVIGAGYIAVELAGVLHGLGTETHLFVRKHAPLRSFDPLIVDTLTEVMAAEGPTLHTHATPSKLTKESDGSVTLHLESGETHTVDQVIWAIGRHPATDAINIAAAGVELNEHGYVKVDEYQQTSAKNVYAVGDIIEGGVELTPVAVKAGRLLSERLFNPEMPDAKMDYSLIPTVVFSHPPIGTIGLTEQEAIAQYGEADIKVYTSSFAAMYTAVTQHRQPCKMKLVCQGKNEKIVGLHGIGFAVDEMIQGFAVAMKMGATKADFDAVVAIHPTGSEEFVTMR, encoded by the coding sequence ATGGCACAACATTTTGATTATATTGCTATTGGTGGCGGAAGCGGTGGTATCGCTTCTGCCAACAGAGCCGCCATGCGTGGCGCAAAAGTCGCCCTAATTGAAGCACAACACATGGGTGGAACCTGTGTGAATGTAGGCTGCGTTCCTAAAAAAGTTATGTGGCATGGCGCACAAGTCGCTGAGGCGATTAAACTTTACGCACCTGATTATGGCTTCGACGTTGAAATAAAAGACTTTAATTGGTCCAAACTCATCGAAAGTCGCCAAGCTTATATTGGCCGTATCCATCAAGGTTATGATAAATATCTCGCCAGCAATGGTGTCACGGTGATCAACGGCTTTGCTAAATTTGTTGATAACAAAACCATAGAAGTAAACGGTGAGCACTACACAGCGGATCACATTTTAGTCGCCGTAGGTGGCCGCCCGAGTATTCCTAACATTCCTGGCGCTGAGTATGGCATTGATTCGAATGGCTTTTTTGAATTAACCGAACAGCCTAAGCGTGTGGCGGTAATCGGAGCGGGTTATATTGCGGTTGAATTAGCTGGTGTTTTACATGGCCTAGGGACAGAAACGCATTTATTTGTTCGTAAACATGCACCACTGCGCAGTTTTGATCCGTTGATTGTCGATACCTTAACGGAAGTCATGGCGGCTGAAGGGCCGACATTACATACTCATGCGACACCAAGCAAACTCACCAAAGAGTCTGACGGCAGTGTCACATTGCACCTTGAAAGCGGCGAAACACATACAGTTGATCAAGTCATTTGGGCAATTGGTCGCCACCCAGCAACCGATGCCATTAATATCGCCGCAGCAGGTGTTGAGCTTAATGAGCACGGTTATGTCAAAGTCGACGAATACCAACAAACATCAGCTAAAAACGTCTACGCTGTGGGTGACATCATTGAAGGTGGCGTCGAGTTAACACCTGTCGCAGTTAAAGCTGGTCGCTTGCTCTCTGAGCGGTTATTTAACCCCGAAATGCCTGATGCCAAAATGGATTACAGCTTAATCCCTACGGTTGTCTTTAGCCATCCACCAATTGGTACCATTGGCTTAACAGAGCAAGAAGCCATTGCACAATACGGTGAAGCAGACATCAAAGTTTATACTTCGAGCTTTGCCGCGATGTACACAGCTGTAACTCAACATCGTCAGCCTTGTAAAATGAAGCTGGTTTGCCAAGGTAAAAATGAAAAAATTGTTGGCTTGCATGGTATTGGTTTTGCGGTTGATGAAATGATCCAAGGCTTTGCGGTCGCAATGAAGATGGGCGCGACCAAAGCCGATTTTGATGCTGTTGTTGCTATCCACCCGACTGGCTCTGAAGAGTTTGTTACAATGCGCTAA
- a CDS encoding DUF2461 domain-containing protein has translation MFSEKTFTFLTQLEQNNNRDWFNQRKDQYEQYVREPALDFIRQMQAPLADMSSHLVASDKKVGGSLMRIHRDARFSKDKTPYKINVGIQFRHFMGKDVHAPGLYFHLSNQQCFVGAGIWRPESKALNKIRHCIDENPNSYKKAIYSPDFQSFYSLSGESLKRPPRGFDKEHPLLDELKRKDFIAISPLTAKQVCSNELIDLAVERYKKAIPLMGYLCFALEQPF, from the coding sequence ATGTTTAGTGAAAAAACATTCACATTTCTCACACAGCTAGAGCAAAACAATAACCGAGATTGGTTCAACCAACGTAAAGATCAGTATGAACAGTACGTCAGAGAGCCTGCATTGGATTTCATACGGCAGATGCAAGCTCCGTTGGCCGACATGTCGAGTCATTTAGTCGCATCCGATAAAAAAGTCGGCGGGAGCTTAATGCGTATTCACCGCGATGCACGTTTTAGTAAAGATAAGACTCCTTACAAAATAAATGTAGGAATCCAATTTCGCCACTTTATGGGCAAAGATGTTCATGCACCGGGGCTTTATTTTCATTTATCTAATCAGCAATGTTTTGTTGGAGCAGGGATTTGGCGACCAGAATCCAAAGCATTGAACAAAATACGCCACTGTATTGATGAAAACCCAAATAGTTATAAAAAAGCAATTTACAGCCCTGACTTTCAATCTTTTTATAGCTTATCTGGCGAGTCTTTAAAGCGTCCACCTCGTGGTTTTGATAAAGAACATCCCTTATTAGATGAACTCAAGCGCAAAGATTTTATTGCTATTAGTCCACTGACGGCCAAGCAAGTATGCTCTAACGAGTTGATTGATCTTGCTGTTGAACGCTATAAAAAAGCCATCCCTTTAATGGGCTACTTGTGTTTTGCTTTAGAGCAGCCGTTTTAA
- the prlC gene encoding oligopeptidase A, which translates to MSNPLINLEGLPPFSHIKPEHIVPALKQGIEKCRTTIDDVLKNDTYTWDNFITPLEEVDDQLSRLWSPVSHMHSVVNSPELREQYDLCLPLISEYSTFVGQHQGLYQAYQAIFDSAEFASLTTEQQKVINNALRDFKLSGISLSADKQKRYGEISSRLSELAAKFGNNVMDATQAWQKHITDESLLSGLPESALALAAHTAQSKELSGWVFTLDFPSYLPVMTYADNRELRKETYVAFATRASEQGPNANEFDNSAIMDELLALRHELALLLDFAHYGELSLATKMAQNTQQVFDFLDNLAERSKPQAEQELAEVLTFAKETAGLDSLEAWDLGYFSEKLKQQKYAISDEVLRPYFPENRVLSGLFATVKRLFGIDVTEVKDTDTWHPDVRFFEISDEQGQHRGSFYLDLYARDNKRGGAWMDDCIGRKIRANGQLQNPVAYLVCNFNKPVGDKPALFTHNEVTTLFHEFGHGIHHMLTQVSAGAVSGINGVAWDAVELPSQFLENWCYEEEALAFISGHYETNEPLPKELLDKLLAAKNYQSAMQMLRQIEFSLFDFHIHADFTPNKQGHIQQVLNDVRKRVAVFKAPEFNRFQHGFSHIFAGGYSAGYYSYKWAEVLSADAFSRFEEEGVFNPQTGRDFMHAILEMGGSKEPMELFKAFRGREPQIDALLRHSGIAA; encoded by the coding sequence ATGAGTAATCCACTGATCAACCTTGAGGGTTTACCCCCGTTTTCACACATTAAACCAGAACATATTGTTCCCGCATTAAAGCAAGGGATAGAAAAGTGCCGTACCACGATTGATGACGTGTTAAAAAACGACACTTATACATGGGACAATTTTATTACTCCTTTAGAAGAAGTGGATGATCAATTATCACGTTTATGGTCACCTGTTTCGCACATGCATTCTGTGGTCAATAGCCCAGAGCTGCGCGAACAATATGATTTATGTTTACCGCTGATTTCAGAATACTCGACCTTTGTGGGTCAACATCAAGGTCTCTATCAGGCTTACCAAGCAATTTTTGATTCAGCCGAGTTTGCTTCCCTCACCACTGAGCAGCAAAAAGTGATCAACAATGCGTTGAGAGATTTTAAGCTATCAGGTATTTCGTTATCTGCAGACAAACAAAAACGTTATGGCGAAATCAGTAGCCGTTTATCTGAGCTTGCAGCCAAATTTGGCAACAATGTGATGGATGCCACACAAGCATGGCAAAAACATATCACTGATGAAAGCTTGTTAAGTGGCTTACCTGAGTCAGCACTCGCATTAGCGGCGCACACAGCGCAAAGTAAAGAGCTTTCAGGATGGGTGTTTACTTTGGATTTTCCGTCATATTTACCCGTTATGACCTATGCCGATAACCGAGAACTCAGAAAAGAAACCTATGTGGCGTTTGCAACGCGGGCTTCAGAGCAAGGCCCCAACGCCAATGAATTTGATAATTCAGCCATTATGGATGAATTACTTGCGCTACGTCATGAGCTGGCACTGTTACTTGATTTTGCACATTACGGTGAGCTCTCTTTGGCAACCAAAATGGCGCAAAATACTCAGCAAGTATTCGACTTTTTAGATAACCTCGCTGAGCGCTCAAAACCACAAGCAGAGCAAGAGTTAGCCGAAGTACTGACATTTGCCAAAGAGACTGCAGGCTTAGATTCTCTCGAAGCATGGGATTTAGGTTATTTTAGTGAAAAGCTAAAACAGCAAAAATATGCCATTTCTGATGAAGTGCTTCGTCCATATTTTCCAGAAAATCGCGTCTTAAGTGGCTTGTTTGCCACCGTAAAACGTTTATTTGGTATTGATGTGACCGAAGTCAAAGACACAGATACTTGGCACCCTGATGTACGCTTTTTTGAAATTTCAGATGAACAAGGTCAGCATCGCGGTTCATTTTATCTTGATTTATATGCCCGCGATAACAAACGCGGTGGTGCATGGATGGATGATTGTATTGGCCGAAAAATCCGCGCAAATGGTCAATTACAAAACCCTGTCGCCTATTTAGTGTGTAATTTTAATAAACCTGTCGGTGATAAGCCTGCGTTATTTACCCACAATGAAGTCACCACGTTATTCCATGAGTTTGGTCATGGTATCCATCATATGCTAACGCAAGTCAGTGCCGGTGCAGTATCTGGTATTAATGGTGTAGCTTGGGATGCGGTTGAGTTGCCAAGTCAGTTCCTCGAAAATTGGTGTTATGAAGAAGAAGCGCTGGCGTTTATTTCTGGTCATTACGAAACTAATGAACCACTGCCTAAAGAGTTGCTCGACAAATTACTGGCAGCGAAAAACTACCAATCAGCGATGCAAATGTTGCGTCAGATTGAGTTTTCATTATTTGATTTCCATATTCATGCTGATTTCACACCTAATAAGCAAGGTCATATTCAGCAGGTGTTGAATGATGTTCGTAAGCGCGTTGCTGTATTTAAAGCGCCAGAGTTTAACCGATTCCAACATGGTTTTAGCCACATCTTTGCTGGTGGTTATAGCGCAGGGTATTATTCGTATAAATGGGCTGAAGTGTTATCTGCCGATGCGTTTTCTCGTTTTGAAGAAGAGGGGGTCTTTAATCCTCAAACCGGACGTGATTTTATGCATGCTATCTTAGAAATGGGTGGTTCAAAAGAACCAATGGAGCTGTTTAAAGCGTTTAGAGGGCGAGAGCCGCAAATTGACGCCTTACTTCGCCATAGCGGCATCGCAGCATAA
- a CDS encoding response regulator, translating to MSKLVLAIDDDKFIRNLVEQTLSDYCEVIQAENGEQGIRAAIRHNPDIILLDVEMPGMTGYEVCQQLKKDASTNEIPVMFLSGRGALEDRVRGYNSGADDYIVKPFAKDELLARIEVLYQYRQQSTQLKNHIARAESTAEMALTDFSDMGRVMRYVGQTYNAHSLERLSDHFFEFFNPLNLNVVVAYWYKEGAAFFSNHDAVCPLEQELLEKCQEGDRFIDFGTRTIVNYPKVSLLVKNMPLADAATYGRYKDLFPHVLEATNAKVMSMEINELIMAQANEITETFNLVDTTLRTQVEEIYAHGQVSVDMVKALYSNFINTIPALDLEDEQEEYVLNSVEHTVKELQAHLELTQQMRSSFNDVIEYMEHIMAQRAQMLEQFSQLHQEETVNEVTSQIDIELF from the coding sequence ATGTCTAAGCTGGTTCTCGCGATTGATGATGACAAGTTTATTCGAAACTTAGTCGAACAAACGTTATCCGACTATTGTGAGGTGATTCAGGCCGAAAATGGCGAGCAGGGGATCCGCGCGGCGATCCGGCATAATCCAGATATTATTTTGCTGGACGTTGAAATGCCCGGGATGACAGGTTATGAGGTTTGCCAACAACTAAAAAAAGACGCTTCAACAAATGAAATACCCGTGATGTTCTTATCGGGTCGTGGCGCCCTTGAAGATCGAGTGCGTGGGTATAATTCAGGGGCTGATGACTACATAGTCAAGCCTTTTGCAAAAGATGAACTCTTGGCCCGAATTGAAGTGCTCTATCAGTACCGCCAGCAATCAACTCAATTAAAAAATCATATCGCTCGAGCCGAATCTACGGCTGAAATGGCCCTGACAGATTTTAGTGATATGGGACGTGTGATGCGTTATGTGGGGCAAACGTACAATGCCCACTCTTTAGAGCGTTTAAGTGACCATTTTTTTGAGTTTTTTAATCCACTTAATTTAAATGTTGTCGTTGCGTATTGGTACAAAGAAGGTGCAGCGTTTTTCAGTAATCACGATGCAGTGTGTCCGCTTGAGCAAGAGTTATTGGAAAAGTGCCAAGAGGGCGATCGATTTATCGATTTTGGCACACGCACGATAGTAAATTATCCAAAAGTATCCCTGTTAGTTAAAAATATGCCACTTGCTGATGCCGCCACGTATGGCCGCTATAAGGATTTATTTCCACACGTACTCGAAGCAACCAACGCCAAGGTTATGTCGATGGAAATTAACGAATTAATCATGGCTCAGGCCAATGAAATCACCGAAACATTTAATCTTGTTGATACCACTTTACGCACGCAAGTTGAAGAAATCTACGCGCACGGTCAAGTGTCTGTTGATATGGTCAAAGCCTTATACAGTAATTTTATTAATACTATCCCAGCGCTTGACCTTGAAGATGAGCAAGAAGAGTACGTGTTAAATTCCGTTGAGCACACAGTTAAAGAGTTACAAGCGCATTTAGAGTTGACTCAGCAAATGCGCTCGTCTTTCAATGATGTTATCGAGTATATGGAGCATATTATGGCGCAACGTGCACAAATGCTTGAGCAGTTTTCTCAATTGCATCAAGAAGAAACCGTAAACGAAGTCACCTCTCAAATCGACATCGAATTATTTTAA
- a CDS encoding class I SAM-dependent methyltransferase, whose product MIIHSPFAELRDYLAKIEQQFNLAAWHNPNNLFQLHYDELGLSLHKTDEKKLGAIRVDFVTGAAAHRRKFGGGKGQAIAKAVGLNKGVTPTVLDGTAGLGRDAFVLAALGCKVILHERNPVVAALLYDGLQRAYQDAEIGAWMKENMRMEFGSSHQLLPRSTDDIDVVYLDPMYPHRDKSALVKKEMRVFQDLVGQDLDADGLLPDALALANKRVVVKRPDYAPDLNHQKPSMVIATKKNRFDVYIKAAMKN is encoded by the coding sequence TTGATTATTCATAGCCCTTTTGCAGAACTTCGTGATTATCTAGCTAAAATCGAGCAGCAATTCAATCTAGCGGCTTGGCACAATCCTAATAATCTCTTCCAGCTTCACTACGATGAACTTGGCTTGAGCCTTCATAAGACAGACGAAAAAAAACTCGGTGCGATCCGGGTGGACTTTGTGACTGGTGCAGCGGCACATCGTCGTAAATTTGGTGGTGGGAAAGGACAAGCCATTGCCAAAGCCGTCGGATTAAACAAAGGTGTGACACCCACAGTACTGGACGGTACAGCAGGGCTTGGCCGTGATGCTTTTGTATTGGCTGCGCTAGGCTGTAAAGTTATTTTGCATGAGCGTAACCCTGTGGTCGCCGCCTTGCTATACGATGGTTTACAGCGGGCTTATCAAGATGCTGAAATTGGCGCTTGGATGAAAGAAAATATGCGCATGGAGTTTGGCAGCAGTCATCAGCTACTTCCTCGCTCCACTGATGATATTGACGTTGTGTATCTTGATCCTATGTACCCACACAGAGATAAATCTGCGTTAGTAAAAAAAGAAATGCGGGTTTTTCAAGATCTAGTGGGTCAAGATTTAGATGCAGATGGATTGCTACCGGACGCGCTAGCATTGGCCAACAAACGGGTTGTGGTGAAACGCCCCGATTATGCGCCCGATTTAAATCACCAAAAACCATCAATGGTGATAGCCACCAAGAAAAACCGTTTTGATGTTTATATCAAAGCCGCGATGAAAAACTAA